CCGGTCGATACCCGCCGGAGCGGCGGCGGGAGCCGTCCCCTCGGTCTGGGGCGGGTCCTGGTCGGCGTTGTCCGGGAGGTAGGTGACGAGCTGGCTGACCAGTTCGCGGGCGTGCTCCTCGTCGCGGGCGACGAGGTCCGCGCTGCCGGAGTGACGGGCGTGAATCTGCGGGCCGCCGAGGTCCTGCATGTCGATGTCCTCGCCCGTGACCATCTTCACCATCCGCGGCGAGGCGATGGCCATCGCGCTCATCCCCTCGACCATGACGGTGAAGTCGGCGAACACTGGCGTGTACGCCGCGCCAGCGATACACGGACCGTAGAGGACGCATATCTGCGGGACGCGTCCGGAGAGCATCGAGTGGTTGTAGTAGTACTTCCCGATGCCCTCGCGGTTGGCGAAGAAGCCGGTCTGCTGGTCGATGCGACCCCCGGAGGAGTCCATCAGGTAGAGCACCGGCTTCCCGGTCTTCAGCGCGCGCTGTTGCATCCGGAGGAACTTCTCGACGCCCTTCGCGGCCATCGACCCCGCCTTGACGGTGAAGTCGTTGGCCATGAAGTGGACGTCTCGGCCCTCGAACTCCGCCGCACCCGTGATCATCCCGTCCGCGGGCAGGCGGTCCTCGGCGTCGAACTCCGCGAACTTGCCGTCCTCGAAGAGGAGTCCGTCGTCCCCGAACCAGAGGTCCATCCGGTCGCGGACGAACAGTTTGCCCTGGTCTGCGAGGCGCTGCTTGTACTTCTCGTGACCGCCCTGCTCGATGGCGGCTATCTCTTCGAGCAGCGCGATCTCGCGCTCGGTCGGCCCGATGTCGTCGTTCGGGACGGCGTCGCCGACGTGCTGGGCGTCGTGGACGACGGCCGGTTCGTCGGCGTCGCCGACGTACACCTCGACCTCCTCGACGGCGTGTCGCGCGAGTGCGGCCGCGATGGCCCGGGCCTCCTCCTCGCTCGCCTCCCTGGCGATGCGCACCTTCATGATTCTGGGTGCGCGGACCGACGTGAAAATCGTTGTCTTGTGGGAAGCGG
This region of Halomarina salina genomic DNA includes:
- a CDS encoding acyl-CoA carboxylase subunit beta, whose protein sequence is MKVRIAREASEEEARAIAAALARHAVEEVEVYVGDADEPAVVHDAQHVGDAVPNDDIGPTEREIALLEEIAAIEQGGHEKYKQRLADQGKLFVRDRMDLWFGDDGLLFEDGKFAEFDAEDRLPADGMITGAAEFEGRDVHFMANDFTVKAGSMAAKGVEKFLRMQQRALKTGKPVLYLMDSSGGRIDQQTGFFANREGIGKYYYNHSMLSGRVPQICVLYGPCIAGAAYTPVFADFTVMVEGMSAMAIASPRMVKMVTGEDIDMQDLGGPQIHARHSGSADLVARDEEHARELVSQLVTYLPDNADQDPPQTEGTAPAAAPAGIDRVVPEEPNKGYDMHDLIERVVDADSVLELQPNYGGEIITAFARIDGRPVGIVANQPAQRAGAIFPDAAEKAAEFIWKCDAFSIPLLYLCDTPGFMAGSDVEKEGILEQGKKMIYATSSATVPKQSVVVRKAYGAGIYAMSGPAYDPESVIGLPAGEIGIMGPEAAINAVYANKLNAIDDPEERAEREAELREEYREDIDIHRMASEVVVDEIVPPASLREELANRFAFYETVEKDLPSKKHGTVL